The Urbifossiella limnaea genome has a window encoding:
- a CDS encoding DNA polymerase Y family protein, giving the protein MPLRYLFVDMNSFFASVEQQLDPALRGKPVAVIPTQADTTFCIAASYEAKAFGVKTGTPVWEAKQLCPRIILREARHREYVTFHNRVVDAIGSVIPVKSIASIDEMSCRLVESERKRDRVVEIGRAIKDAIYRRAGDQMRCSIGAGPNEILAKMGSDFKKPDGLTVFADDDLPHRLHVLPIEAFPGVGPRMKRRLNLHGVFTTEQFCAAPVSVLAAVWGSKLLGEKWYRTVRGEDVPERPTRRQTVGHSHVLPPGLRTDEGAYGVMVRLTHKAVARLRKVGYWTGGVSVGVSYLGEPGTVAAPSGWGKAGWGARCRFPHREDTPGVLRAVSDMWATRPPGGVPFKVGMVLTDLRPAANATPSLFEIDRKEAELSHAMDDVNAEFGGSVVHFGGMWGLKDAAPTRVAFTQIPDFDRRVV; this is encoded by the coding sequence GTGCCGCTCCGCTACCTGTTCGTGGACATGAACTCGTTCTTCGCGTCCGTCGAGCAGCAGCTCGACCCCGCCCTCCGCGGCAAGCCCGTCGCCGTCATCCCGACGCAGGCCGACACCACCTTCTGCATCGCCGCCAGCTACGAGGCCAAGGCGTTCGGCGTGAAGACCGGCACGCCCGTGTGGGAGGCCAAGCAGCTGTGCCCCAGGATCATCCTGAGGGAGGCCCGGCACCGCGAGTACGTCACGTTCCACAACCGCGTCGTGGACGCCATCGGGTCGGTCATCCCGGTCAAGTCGATCGCGTCGATCGACGAGATGTCGTGCCGGCTGGTCGAGTCGGAGCGGAAGCGCGACAGGGTGGTCGAGATCGGCCGGGCGATCAAGGACGCGATTTACCGACGGGCCGGCGACCAGATGCGCTGCTCGATCGGGGCCGGGCCGAACGAGATCCTCGCCAAGATGGGCTCCGACTTCAAGAAGCCCGACGGCCTGACCGTGTTCGCCGACGACGACCTGCCGCACCGCCTGCACGTGCTGCCGATCGAGGCCTTCCCCGGGGTGGGGCCGCGGATGAAGCGGCGGCTGAACCTGCACGGCGTGTTCACCACCGAACAGTTCTGCGCCGCCCCGGTGAGCGTGCTGGCGGCCGTGTGGGGGAGCAAGTTGCTCGGCGAGAAGTGGTACCGCACCGTCCGCGGCGAGGACGTGCCGGAGCGGCCGACGCGGCGGCAGACGGTCGGCCACTCGCACGTCCTGCCGCCGGGCCTGCGGACCGACGAGGGCGCCTACGGCGTGATGGTGCGACTGACTCACAAGGCGGTAGCCCGGCTGCGGAAGGTGGGGTACTGGACCGGAGGCGTGTCGGTCGGCGTCAGCTACCTGGGCGAGCCGGGGACGGTGGCGGCGCCGTCGGGCTGGGGCAAGGCGGGGTGGGGCGCCAGGTGCCGGTTCCCGCACCGCGAGGACACGCCGGGCGTGCTCCGGGCCGTGTCCGACATGTGGGCGACGCGGCCGCCGGGCGGGGTGCCGTTCAAAGTCGGCATGGTCTTGACGGACCTGCGGCCGGCCGCGAACGCGACACCGAGCCTGTTCGAGATCGACCGCAAGGAGGCGGAGCTGTCGCACGCCATGGACGACGTGAACGCCGAGTTCGGGGGAAGCGTCGTGCACTTCGGCGGCATGTGGGGGCTGAAGGACGCGGCTCCCACGCGGGTGGCGTTCACGCAGATCCCGGACTTCGACCGCCGGGTCGTTTAA
- a CDS encoding DUF4185 domain-containing protein — translation MLSPVVAALLLAPAAPPNAPWAELRVTDAATGRGVPLVELTTVHGDRFVTDSAGRIAFQEPGLMGRDVYLSVRGHGYEVKKDGFGFAGAKVTPQPGKVSEIKVARTVPAERLCRLTGEGRFRDTELLGYPSPLPVSPNLGRVVGQDSVQSVIYRGKAFWFWGDTNRLDYPLGLYRTAGATTPIPTPAFDPSAGLPYDYFVNPKTGFARAMIPLPERPDGVVWVFCTCVVPDADGKERLATHYTRRKGLTDELEHGIAVYDDAKDVFVPVKQLPLAEKWRRPNGHPIPWDDGGTRYLLFGSPNPNVRVPATLEAILDATRYEAFTCEPADGTWRWQKELPPTDSKTEHAWLKAGKLKAEHARFCPADAAKPAQRVQLHSGSVRWNEYRKRWVMLAGQVGGTSHLGEVWYAEADHPTGPFQKAMKVATHDRQTFYNVVHHAILDRDGGRTIHFEGTFTHDFSGNPDRVPRYDYNQVLYRLDLRHPAVASLP, via the coding sequence GTGCTCTCCCCCGTCGTCGCCGCCCTCCTGCTGGCCCCCGCCGCGCCGCCGAACGCGCCGTGGGCCGAGCTCCGCGTCACCGACGCCGCTACCGGCCGCGGCGTACCGCTCGTCGAACTCACCACCGTCCACGGCGACCGCTTCGTCACCGACAGCGCCGGCCGCATCGCGTTCCAGGAGCCGGGCCTGATGGGCCGCGACGTGTACCTCTCCGTCCGCGGCCACGGCTACGAGGTGAAGAAGGACGGCTTCGGCTTCGCCGGCGCGAAGGTGACGCCGCAGCCGGGGAAGGTGAGCGAGATCAAGGTGGCGCGCACTGTCCCCGCGGAACGGCTGTGCCGCCTGACGGGCGAAGGTCGGTTCCGCGACACCGAACTGCTCGGCTACCCGTCGCCGCTGCCGGTGAGCCCGAACCTGGGCCGCGTCGTGGGGCAGGACAGCGTCCAGTCGGTCATCTACCGCGGCAAGGCGTTCTGGTTCTGGGGCGACACCAACCGGCTCGACTACCCGCTCGGCCTCTACCGCACCGCCGGCGCCACCACGCCGATCCCCACACCCGCCTTCGACCCGTCGGCAGGTCTGCCTTACGACTACTTCGTAAACCCGAAGACCGGCTTCGCCCGCGCCATGATCCCGCTGCCGGAGCGGCCCGACGGCGTGGTGTGGGTGTTCTGCACGTGTGTCGTCCCGGACGCCGACGGGAAGGAGCGCCTGGCGACGCACTACACCCGCCGTAAGGGGCTGACTGACGAGTTGGAGCACGGCATCGCCGTGTACGACGACGCGAAGGACGTCTTCGTCCCCGTCAAGCAGCTGCCGCTCGCCGAGAAGTGGCGGCGGCCGAACGGGCACCCGATCCCGTGGGACGACGGCGGCACCCGCTACCTGCTGTTCGGTAGCCCGAACCCGAACGTCCGTGTGCCGGCGACGCTGGAGGCGATCCTCGACGCGACGCGGTACGAGGCGTTCACTTGTGAGCCGGCGGACGGAACCTGGCGCTGGCAGAAGGAGCTGCCGCCGACCGACTCTAAGACCGAGCACGCCTGGCTGAAGGCCGGGAAGCTGAAGGCGGAACACGCCCGCTTCTGCCCCGCGGACGCGGCGAAGCCGGCCCAGCGCGTGCAGTTGCACAGCGGGTCGGTGCGCTGGAACGAGTACCGGAAGCGCTGGGTGATGCTCGCCGGACAGGTCGGCGGCACGTCGCACCTGGGCGAGGTGTGGTACGCGGAGGCCGACCACCCGACCGGGCCGTTCCAAAAGGCCATGAAGGTGGCGACGCACGATCGGCAGACGTTCTACAACGTCGTCCACCACGCCATCCTCGACCGCGACGGCGGGCGGACGATCCACTTCGAGGGGACTTTCACGCACGACTTCAGCGGCAACCCCGACCGGGTGCCGCGGTACGACTACAACCAGGTGCTATACCGGCTCGACCTGCGGCACCCGGCGGTCGCGTCACTGCCCTGA
- a CDS encoding DUF1553 domain-containing protein, which produces MFCRLAGPAAVALAAAGLLAAGHLDAQPAPPAKSPPVDFTKDVKPILDRHCVSCHGPEKQKGGLRLDRRADALRGGDSGKAIVAGNANDSYLLKLVSGADPDNVMPPRGERLTAAQVGVLRSWVEQGARWPDDGSAAANPADWWSLKPLTRPPVPTPPAAVAFPIRNPIDAYVLATLRTRNLSPSPEADRRTLIRRLSFDLIGLPPTPEEIDAFAADPAPDAYEKLVEKLLASPHFGERWARHWLDVVHFGETHGYDKDQPRPNAWPYRDYVIRAFNADKPYSRFVQEQIAGDVLFPGTADGFEALGFLSAGPWDFIGHVELPESKIDGRVARHLDRDDFVSNTVGSFLSLTAHCAQCHNHKFDPIPQEDYYRLQAVFAAIDRADRQYDPDPATGAKRTELTAKRSAAQERVSRIESAAKAKAGPELVELDKQIAAAKQPGARPAEHGYHSAIEAQPDRAKWVQVDLGETVALDRVVLRPCHDDFNSIGAGFGFPVRFKVEVSDDAAFARPALVADHTAADFPNPGLTAVRLPANGAKGRYVRLTATRLVSRMPTDYILAVSELEAIDAAGANRAAGKAATSLDSIEAAPRWRRSNLTDGKFPTGTATEDVTALTARRAKRFDDALAPADAVAWRAAVADRDGADLELRKLPPTQRTAYVGAVHTGSGNFVGTGTNAGRPRPIHLLPRGDVTKPGREVQPGPLSQLPGLPAAFDLPPNHREGDRRAALARWVTDSKNPLVWRSAANRVWQYHFGRGLVETPNDFGRMGALPTHPELLDWLAAELRDRDSLKHLHRLIVTSSTYRQGSATNAEYARADADNRFLWRQNRRKLEAEVVRDSILWAAGKLDRTMGGPSFRDFVVERPEHSPHYQYHLHNPNDPASHRRAVYRFVVRSKQQPFMAALDCADPSLAVDRRNQTITPQQALALLNNRLAVTMAGHLADRVRPLATDDTGRAAAAFRIATGRAPTPDERRSLGDYAAAHGLPAACRVVLNLNEFVFAD; this is translated from the coding sequence ATGTTCTGCCGCCTCGCCGGCCCCGCGGCCGTGGCGCTCGCCGCGGCCGGCCTCCTCGCCGCGGGTCACCTCGACGCCCAGCCCGCTCCCCCGGCCAAGAGCCCGCCCGTCGATTTCACGAAGGACGTGAAGCCGATCCTCGACCGGCACTGCGTCTCGTGCCACGGCCCCGAGAAGCAGAAGGGCGGCCTCCGCCTCGACCGCCGCGCCGACGCCCTGCGCGGCGGCGACAGCGGCAAGGCAATCGTGGCCGGGAACGCGAACGACAGCTACCTGCTGAAGCTGGTGAGCGGCGCCGACCCCGACAACGTGATGCCCCCGCGCGGCGAACGCCTCACCGCCGCGCAGGTGGGCGTGCTCCGCAGCTGGGTCGAGCAGGGCGCCCGCTGGCCCGACGACGGCTCGGCCGCCGCCAACCCCGCCGACTGGTGGTCGCTGAAGCCGCTGACCCGGCCGCCGGTGCCGACCCCGCCCGCGGCCGTCGCGTTCCCGATCCGCAACCCGATCGACGCTTATGTTCTCGCCACGCTCCGCACCCGCAACCTGTCTCCCTCGCCGGAAGCAGACCGGCGCACGCTCATCCGCCGGCTCTCCTTCGACCTGATCGGCCTGCCGCCGACGCCCGAGGAGATCGACGCCTTCGCTGCCGACCCCGCCCCCGACGCCTACGAGAAGCTGGTCGAGAAGCTGCTGGCGTCGCCGCACTTCGGCGAGCGGTGGGCGCGGCACTGGCTCGACGTGGTCCACTTCGGCGAGACGCACGGGTACGACAAGGACCAGCCGCGGCCGAACGCGTGGCCGTACCGCGACTACGTCATCCGGGCGTTCAACGCCGACAAGCCGTACTCGCGGTTCGTGCAGGAGCAGATCGCCGGCGACGTGCTGTTCCCCGGCACCGCCGACGGGTTCGAGGCGCTCGGGTTCCTGTCAGCCGGCCCGTGGGACTTCATCGGCCACGTCGAGCTGCCCGAGTCGAAGATCGACGGCCGCGTGGCCCGCCACCTGGACCGCGACGACTTCGTCTCCAACACCGTGGGCTCGTTTTTGAGCCTGACGGCGCATTGTGCCCAGTGCCACAACCACAAGTTCGACCCGATCCCGCAGGAGGACTATTACCGGTTGCAGGCCGTGTTCGCGGCCATCGACCGGGCCGACCGCCAGTACGACCCCGACCCCGCCACCGGGGCGAAGCGCACCGAGCTGACCGCGAAGCGGTCCGCGGCGCAGGAGCGGGTGAGCCGCATCGAGTCAGCCGCGAAGGCGAAAGCGGGGCCGGAGTTGGTCGAACTCGACAAGCAGATCGCGGCCGCGAAGCAGCCCGGCGCCCGCCCCGCGGAACACGGCTACCACTCGGCCATCGAGGCCCAGCCCGACCGGGCGAAGTGGGTGCAGGTCGATCTCGGCGAGACCGTGGCGCTCGACCGCGTCGTGCTGCGGCCGTGCCACGACGACTTCAACAGCATCGGCGCCGGGTTCGGCTTCCCGGTGCGGTTCAAGGTGGAAGTGTCCGACGACGCCGCGTTCGCGCGGCCGGCGCTGGTCGCCGACCACACCGCGGCCGACTTCCCCAACCCCGGCCTGACCGCGGTACGCCTGCCCGCCAACGGCGCGAAGGGGCGCTACGTCCGCCTCACCGCGACGCGGCTCGTCAGCCGGATGCCCACGGACTACATCCTCGCCGTGTCCGAGCTCGAAGCGATCGACGCGGCCGGTGCCAACCGGGCGGCCGGGAAGGCGGCCACGTCGCTGGACAGCATCGAAGCAGCGCCGCGGTGGCGCCGGTCCAACCTGACCGACGGCAAGTTCCCGACCGGCACCGCGACCGAGGACGTGACGGCACTCACCGCCCGACGCGCCAAGCGGTTCGACGACGCGCTCGCGCCCGCGGACGCCGTCGCGTGGCGGGCCGCAGTCGCCGACCGCGACGGGGCCGATCTTGAACTGCGGAAGCTACCGCCGACGCAGCGCACCGCCTACGTCGGCGCGGTTCACACCGGCTCGGGCAACTTCGTCGGCACCGGCACGAACGCCGGCCGACCGCGGCCGATCCACCTGCTGCCGCGCGGCGACGTGACCAAGCCCGGCCGCGAGGTTCAACCCGGGCCGCTCTCGCAGCTACCGGGGCTCCCTGCGGCGTTCGACCTGCCGCCGAACCACCGCGAGGGCGACCGCCGGGCGGCGCTCGCGCGGTGGGTCACGGACTCGAAGAACCCGCTGGTCTGGCGCAGCGCCGCGAACCGCGTCTGGCAGTACCACTTCGGCCGCGGCCTCGTCGAGACGCCGAACGACTTCGGCCGCATGGGCGCGCTGCCGACGCACCCCGAACTGCTCGACTGGCTCGCCGCCGAACTGCGCGACCGCGACAGCCTCAAGCACCTGCACCGGCTCATCGTGACGAGTTCGACGTACCGCCAGGGCTCGGCGACGAACGCGGAGTACGCCCGCGCCGACGCCGACAACCGCTTCCTGTGGCGGCAGAACCGGCGGAAGCTGGAGGCCGAGGTGGTGCGCGACTCGATCCTGTGGGCGGCCGGGAAGCTCGACCGCACGATGGGCGGGCCGAGCTTCCGCGACTTCGTCGTCGAGCGGCCCGAGCACTCGCCGCACTACCAGTACCACCTCCACAACCCGAACGACCCGGCGAGCCACCGGCGGGCGGTGTACCGGTTCGTGGTGCGGTCGAAGCAGCAGCCGTTCATGGCGGCGCTCGACTGCGCCGACCCGTCGCTCGCCGTGGACCGGCGGAACCAGACGATCACGCCGCAGCAGGCGCTGGCGCTGCTGAACAACCGGCTGGCGGTGACGATGGCCGGTCACCTCGCGGACCGGGTGCGGCCCCTTGCGACCGACGACACCGGCCGCGCCGCGGCCGCGTTCCGCATCGCGACGGGGCGGGCGCCGACGCCCGACGAGCGGCGTTCGCTCGGCGACTACGCCGCGGCGCACGGCCTCCCCGCGGCGTGCCGCGTGGTGCTGAACCTGAACGAGTTCGTGTTCGCCGACTGA
- a CDS encoding ATP-dependent DNA helicase, which translates to MSIASILGPGGLVAASYPGFESRPQQLDMAEAVAAAIDGKHKLLVEAGTGVGKSFAYLVPAILAAAKKDLKVVVSTHTISLQEQLIRKDLPFLQKALPFDFRPVLVKGRGNYLSLRRLHTAQQKMNSLLETPGAVDQLVQIGRWSRQTRDGSKADLPLQPFESVWDLVQSEGGNCLGRKCPTHDTCFYYKARKQVFGANVLVVNHALFFADLALRRSGGGLLPDYQVVIFDEAHTLEDVAADHLGLAVSQGGVEYILNQLLAPRSHKGILATLGTAESIAQLERTRQAAETFFLAVHQWQQIQPKGTGRVREKNVVPDRLSEELDKLATQLTTAADKLKSDEEKIELVSRADRLMGMATSVREWLGQELPGQVYWVEVRAGRVPRVSLASAPIEVGPELKRQLYDRVPTVVMASATLSAGGKEGFAHFQRRLGLDEAEAHQLGSPFNFREQVELHLFRTMPDPSASAAKYEDEVLARLPEYIEKTKGRAFVLFTSYTFLNRAAAQLGPWFAKHGYTLLAQGSGLPAPRLLEQFRTAPKAVLFGVDSFWQGVDVRGEALSNVIITKLPFAVPDRPLTEARLEKIAADGGNPFMEFQVPQAAIKLKQGFGRLIRTATDRGIVVLFDPRVLTKPYGRMFLEALPECKRFVDGVEAARRAASAAV; encoded by the coding sequence ATGTCCATCGCGTCCATCCTCGGTCCGGGCGGGCTCGTCGCCGCCAGCTACCCCGGCTTCGAGTCGCGGCCCCAGCAGCTCGACATGGCCGAGGCCGTCGCCGCCGCCATCGACGGCAAGCACAAGCTCCTCGTCGAGGCCGGCACGGGTGTCGGCAAGAGCTTCGCCTACCTCGTCCCCGCCATCCTCGCCGCGGCCAAGAAGGACCTCAAGGTCGTCGTCTCCACGCACACCATCAGCCTCCAGGAACAGCTCATCCGCAAGGACCTGCCGTTCCTCCAGAAGGCGCTGCCGTTCGACTTCCGGCCGGTGCTGGTCAAGGGCCGCGGCAACTACCTCAGCCTCCGCCGCCTCCACACCGCGCAGCAGAAGATGAACTCGCTGCTGGAAACGCCCGGGGCCGTGGACCAGCTCGTGCAGATCGGCCGCTGGTCGCGCCAGACCCGCGACGGTAGCAAGGCCGACCTGCCGCTTCAACCGTTCGAGAGCGTCTGGGATCTGGTGCAGAGCGAAGGCGGCAACTGCCTCGGCCGGAAGTGCCCCACCCACGACACCTGCTTCTACTACAAGGCCCGCAAGCAAGTGTTCGGGGCCAACGTGCTGGTCGTGAACCACGCCCTGTTCTTCGCCGACCTGGCCCTGCGGCGCTCCGGCGGCGGGCTGCTGCCGGACTACCAGGTCGTCATCTTCGACGAGGCGCACACGCTCGAAGACGTGGCCGCGGACCACCTCGGGCTGGCGGTGTCGCAGGGCGGCGTCGAGTACATCCTGAACCAGCTCCTCGCCCCGCGGTCGCACAAGGGGATTCTCGCTACCCTCGGCACGGCCGAAAGCATCGCCCAGCTCGAACGGACCCGCCAGGCCGCGGAGACGTTCTTCCTCGCCGTCCACCAGTGGCAGCAGATTCAGCCGAAGGGGACCGGCCGCGTCCGCGAGAAGAACGTGGTGCCCGACCGGCTGTCCGAGGAGTTGGACAAGCTGGCGACGCAGCTGACGACCGCCGCGGACAAGCTGAAGTCGGACGAGGAGAAGATCGAGCTGGTCAGCCGGGCCGACCGGCTCATGGGCATGGCGACGAGCGTGCGCGAGTGGCTCGGGCAGGAGTTGCCGGGGCAGGTGTACTGGGTCGAGGTGCGGGCCGGGCGGGTGCCGCGGGTGTCGCTCGCCAGCGCCCCCATCGAGGTCGGCCCCGAGCTGAAGCGCCAGTTGTACGACCGCGTGCCGACGGTGGTGATGGCGAGCGCCACGCTCTCCGCGGGCGGGAAGGAGGGGTTCGCCCACTTCCAGCGCCGCCTCGGGCTCGACGAGGCCGAGGCGCACCAACTCGGCAGCCCGTTCAACTTCCGCGAGCAGGTCGAGCTCCACCTGTTTCGCACCATGCCGGACCCGTCCGCGTCGGCTGCGAAGTACGAGGACGAGGTGCTGGCGCGGCTCCCCGAGTACATCGAGAAGACGAAGGGCCGGGCGTTCGTGCTATTCACCAGCTACACGTTCCTGAACCGCGCCGCGGCCCAGCTGGGGCCGTGGTTCGCCAAGCACGGCTACACGCTGCTGGCGCAGGGGTCGGGGCTGCCGGCGCCGCGGCTGCTGGAGCAATTCCGGACGGCGCCGAAGGCGGTGCTGTTCGGCGTGGACAGCTTCTGGCAGGGCGTGGACGTGCGCGGCGAGGCGCTCTCGAACGTCATCATCACGAAGCTGCCGTTCGCGGTGCCCGACCGGCCGCTCACAGAGGCGCGGCTGGAGAAGATCGCGGCGGACGGCGGCAACCCGTTCATGGAATTTCAGGTGCCGCAGGCGGCGATCAAGCTGAAGCAGGGCTTCGGCCGGCTGATCCGCACCGCGACGGACCGCGGCATCGTGGTGCTGTTCGACCCGCGGGTGCTGACGAAGCCGTACGGGCGGATGTTCCTGGAGGCGCTGCCGGAGTGCAAGCGGTTCGTGGACGGGGTGGAGGCGGCGCGGCGCGCCGCGTCAGCCGCAGTGTGA
- a CDS encoding 2-oxo acid dehydrogenase subunit E2 has product MRGRAVALSRPRRMVADLMYFAAGVPTVPVQRRMNLAPLVAARNATADRPAWTAIFTKAYALVAADVPDLRRAYVKFPWAHLYEYPASAAYVTVERDYESEKAVFGYRIKDPAALSIRQIADHLKYAATAPVDEVKTFRRALTVAGYPRLVRRLLMWVALNVGRQRANYAGTFAVSVYSGLGAESLHPLSPWTTLLNYGVIAADGGCDVRLIYDHRVLDGANVARVLAKLEAVLCGPILDELRGDVAKAA; this is encoded by the coding sequence ATGCGCGGCCGAGCGGTTGCACTCTCCCGCCCGCGGCGGATGGTCGCGGACCTCATGTACTTCGCGGCCGGCGTGCCCACGGTGCCGGTCCAGCGGCGGATGAACCTGGCCCCGCTCGTCGCCGCCCGGAACGCCACTGCCGACCGACCAGCCTGGACGGCGATCTTCACCAAGGCGTACGCCCTCGTCGCGGCGGACGTGCCCGACCTCCGCCGGGCGTACGTCAAGTTCCCGTGGGCCCACCTGTACGAGTACCCGGCGAGCGCCGCGTACGTCACGGTCGAGCGCGACTACGAGAGCGAGAAGGCGGTCTTCGGCTACCGGATCAAGGACCCGGCCGCGCTGTCGATTCGCCAAATCGCCGACCACCTCAAGTACGCGGCCACCGCGCCGGTCGATGAGGTAAAGACGTTTCGCCGCGCCCTGACCGTCGCCGGCTACCCGAGGCTCGTCCGCCGGCTGCTGATGTGGGTCGCCCTGAACGTGGGCCGCCAGCGGGCGAACTACGCCGGCACGTTTGCGGTGTCGGTCTACTCCGGGCTCGGGGCCGAGTCGCTCCACCCGCTCTCGCCGTGGACGACCCTGCTGAACTACGGCGTGATCGCGGCGGACGGCGGGTGCGACGTGCGGCTCATCTACGACCACCGCGTACTCGACGGGGCCAACGTCGCCCGCGTATTGGCGAAACTGGAAGCCGTGCTGTGTGGACCGATCCTCGACGAGCTGCGCGGCGATGTTGCGAAAGCCGCGTAA
- a CDS encoding class I SAM-dependent methyltransferase — protein sequence MGVAPAVRNFWPDAKCAKAFWSQQELRPYRQLLTDTIDWCAPAAGERWLDLGCGSGPLSAALWERSNGAVAEVVGLDCAAVNEQAYAKLRKTLAPPPGDRVRFECHNFSDGLSQVPSDSFDHAVSGLSITYAESYSEAEGRWTTAAYDTILAEVLRVIRPGGRFVFSVNVPEPSWLRVGVESLGGIFRTRRPLEFLKRSWRMMRYGAWLKREARTGRFHYLPADEIAEKLAAAGYTRIEHRLSYSQQAFIFRAVKPTR from the coding sequence ATGGGCGTGGCGCCCGCGGTGCGGAACTTCTGGCCGGACGCGAAGTGTGCAAAGGCGTTCTGGTCGCAGCAAGAACTCCGCCCCTACCGCCAACTCTTGACCGACACCATCGACTGGTGCGCCCCGGCCGCCGGCGAGCGGTGGCTCGACCTCGGCTGCGGGAGCGGGCCGCTGAGCGCCGCCCTGTGGGAGCGGTCGAACGGCGCCGTCGCCGAGGTGGTCGGGCTGGACTGCGCCGCGGTGAACGAGCAGGCGTACGCGAAGCTCCGCAAAACGCTTGCCCCGCCGCCCGGGGACCGCGTCCGGTTCGAGTGCCACAACTTCAGCGACGGGTTGTCGCAGGTCCCGTCGGACTCGTTCGACCACGCCGTGTCCGGCCTCTCGATCACGTATGCCGAGTCGTACTCCGAGGCCGAGGGGCGGTGGACCACCGCCGCGTACGACACCATCCTGGCCGAGGTGCTGCGGGTGATCCGGCCCGGCGGGCGGTTCGTGTTCTCGGTGAACGTGCCCGAGCCGTCGTGGCTGCGCGTAGGGGTCGAGTCGCTCGGCGGCATCTTCCGGACGCGGCGGCCGCTCGAATTCCTGAAGCGGTCGTGGCGGATGATGCGGTACGGGGCGTGGCTGAAGCGTGAGGCCCGGACCGGCCGGTTCCACTACCTCCCGGCCGACGAGATCGCCGAGAAACTCGCGGCCGCCGGGTACACCCGCATCGAGCACCGCCTCAGCTACTCCCAGCAGGCGTTCATCTTCCGGGCCGTGAAGCCGACGAGGTAG
- a CDS encoding SRPBCC family protein — protein MKVTVEATVAAPVEAVWRAWTTPDDIKQWNAASDDWHTTAASVDLRVGGRFSSRMEARDGSAGFDFAGTYTTVIPLELIECAIGERTLRVEFHPNGAGGVIVRETFDAEETHTVEQQRAGWQAILDRFARHVEGRS, from the coding sequence ATGAAGGTCACGGTCGAGGCGACGGTCGCGGCGCCGGTCGAGGCGGTGTGGCGGGCCTGGACGACGCCCGACGACATCAAACAGTGGAACGCCGCGTCCGACGACTGGCACACCACCGCCGCCAGCGTCGACCTGCGCGTCGGCGGGCGGTTCTCGTCGCGGATGGAGGCCCGGGACGGCAGCGCGGGCTTTGACTTCGCCGGCACGTACACGACCGTCATTCCGCTCGAACTGATCGAGTGCGCGATCGGCGAACGGACGCTGCGCGTGGAATTCCACCCGAACGGGGCCGGCGGCGTCATCGTCCGCGAGACGTTCGACGCCGAGGAGACGCACACCGTCGAGCAGCAGCGCGCCGGCTGGCAGGCGATCCTGGACCGGTTCGCCCGGCACGTCGAGGGGCGCTCCTGA
- a CDS encoding glycosyltransferase family 2 protein, with protein MTKPLVSVVMAAKNYARFLPTAVESVVAQTLPGWELLIVDDGSSDATPTAVRPYLVDSRVKYVRSDRLGQSRAKNLGIGLSRGRFVAFLDADDAWQPTKLEKQLARFTDGVAVVFCRRSLMNENGIELPHTPTPAPPTGRVLTPMFVQNFVCFSSVVVRREVFSAVGAFDPGWDLAIDYDLWLRVAARFGFDFVDEELVAYRTGHGNLSKKLADRVATALSIMHRAETRYAVGEEVPAGVIAAGYASTCRTLGYVVRKSEPLAAARWCATALRWPDARLASAKGLAAALLAWARGRREAGAAENATANV; from the coding sequence ATGACCAAGCCGCTCGTTTCCGTGGTGATGGCCGCGAAGAACTACGCCCGCTTCCTCCCGACCGCGGTCGAGTCCGTGGTCGCGCAGACGCTCCCGGGCTGGGAACTGCTCATCGTGGACGACGGCTCCTCGGACGCCACGCCCACCGCGGTCCGGCCGTACCTCGTGGATTCGCGCGTGAAGTACGTTCGCTCCGACCGCCTCGGCCAGTCGCGGGCGAAGAACCTCGGCATCGGCCTGAGCCGCGGCCGGTTCGTCGCCTTCCTCGACGCCGACGACGCCTGGCAGCCCACGAAGCTGGAGAAGCAGCTGGCACGATTCACGGACGGCGTAGCCGTCGTGTTCTGCCGCCGCTCGCTGATGAACGAGAACGGAATCGAGCTGCCGCACACACCGACGCCCGCCCCGCCGACCGGCCGCGTGCTGACGCCGATGTTCGTGCAGAACTTCGTCTGCTTCTCGTCGGTGGTGGTGCGGCGCGAGGTGTTCAGCGCCGTGGGGGCGTTCGACCCCGGGTGGGATTTAGCGATCGACTACGACCTGTGGCTGCGGGTCGCGGCGCGGTTCGGCTTCGACTTCGTGGACGAGGAGCTGGTGGCGTACCGCACCGGTCACGGTAACCTGTCGAAGAAGCTGGCCGACCGCGTGGCGACGGCCCTTTCGATCATGCACCGGGCCGAGACGCGCTACGCCGTGGGCGAGGAAGTGCCCGCGGGCGTGATCGCCGCCGGCTACGCCTCGACGTGCCGCACGCTCGGCTACGTCGTCCGCAAGTCGGAGCCACTAGCCGCGGCGCGGTGGTGTGCGACGGCGCTGCGCTGGCCCGACGCGCGGCTGGCGTCGGCGAAGGGATTGGCCGCCGCGCTGCTGGCGTGGGCACGCGGCCGGCGCGAGGCCGGGGCGGCCGAGAACGCCACGGCGAACGTGTGA